One Leifsonia shinshuensis DNA window includes the following coding sequences:
- a CDS encoding MFS transporter, with the protein MKPGRPNRPAYLTTRLERTSYNSFWFGQNLTFILVSTFLAVFYTTSLGIPAVVVGTIFLVARLWDAAVDPILATVIERTRLRGGKFKPWVKLAAITVPVMTVLCFGFQDQLGHADLGVRIAYGFVTYLIWGTIFAASDGPGYALSTVMTPEPSERNLILTNNHVTGLLGILVGIAIIPQLQTVTHGNWFITSAIISGLALLAMLPIRVAKERVQLPRTERPTIRQIWKSAGSNKYLVLAVVIGLIVNGTNFALTLSPFIASDIYGNPGAATVLLMASALPIVFIAPFGARLIRRFGKIPILAFSYIVSAVLALAMFFFARHDFTLLAILSVLRGVVTAPQLFIVPLMFSDSVEYDTYRQGRRFEAVTFAAQTMMTKASQAIGGGLALWIIGLAGYVSTTGAAVHQSTGALDAMWATYNLGAAIGCVLAVVILLCFYDLTEKKLQVMVEANRNRESVIEQ; encoded by the coding sequence GTGAAGCCGGGCAGGCCGAACCGACCCGCGTACCTGACCACTCGCCTGGAGCGCACCTCGTACAACTCGTTCTGGTTCGGCCAGAACCTGACGTTCATCCTGGTGTCGACGTTCCTCGCCGTCTTCTACACGACCTCCCTCGGCATCCCCGCCGTCGTGGTCGGCACGATCTTCCTCGTCGCCCGACTCTGGGACGCCGCGGTCGACCCGATCCTCGCCACGGTCATCGAGCGCACCAGGCTGCGCGGCGGCAAGTTCAAGCCGTGGGTCAAACTGGCCGCGATCACCGTGCCCGTCATGACGGTGCTGTGCTTCGGCTTCCAGGACCAGCTCGGCCACGCCGACCTCGGCGTGCGGATCGCCTACGGCTTCGTGACCTACCTGATCTGGGGAACGATCTTCGCGGCCTCCGACGGACCGGGCTACGCCCTCTCGACGGTGATGACACCGGAGCCGTCCGAGCGCAACCTGATCCTGACCAACAACCACGTCACCGGCCTGCTCGGCATCCTGGTCGGCATCGCGATCATCCCGCAGCTGCAGACCGTCACGCACGGCAACTGGTTCATCACCTCGGCCATCATCTCCGGGCTCGCCCTGCTGGCGATGCTGCCGATCCGGGTCGCCAAGGAGCGCGTGCAGCTGCCGCGCACCGAACGTCCGACCATCCGTCAGATCTGGAAGTCCGCCGGCAGCAACAAGTACCTGGTGCTCGCCGTCGTGATCGGCCTGATCGTCAACGGGACGAACTTCGCGCTCACCCTGTCGCCGTTCATCGCCTCCGACATCTACGGCAACCCGGGCGCCGCGACCGTCCTGCTGATGGCGTCCGCCCTTCCGATCGTGTTCATCGCCCCGTTCGGCGCGCGGCTGATCCGCCGCTTCGGCAAGATCCCGATCCTGGCGTTCTCCTACATCGTCAGCGCGGTGCTGGCGCTCGCGATGTTCTTCTTCGCCCGCCACGACTTCACGCTCCTGGCGATCCTCTCGGTGCTCCGCGGAGTGGTCACGGCGCCGCAGCTGTTCATCGTGCCGCTGATGTTCTCCGACTCGGTGGAGTACGACACTTACCGTCAGGGCCGCCGGTTCGAGGCGGTCACCTTCGCCGCGCAGACGATGATGACGAAGGCCTCGCAGGCCATCGGCGGCGGGCTCGCCCTGTGGATCATCGGCCTCGCCGGCTACGTGTCCACCACCGGCGCGGCGGTCCACCAGAGCACGGGCGCGCTCGACGCCATGTGGGCGACCTACAACCTGGGCGCGGCGATCGGCTGCGTGCTGGCGGTCGTCATCCTGCTCTGCTTCTACGACCTCACGGAGAAGAAGCTGCAGGTGATGGTCGAGGCCAACCGCAACCGCGAGTCCGTGATCGAGCAGTAA
- a CDS encoding family 20 glycosylhydrolase: protein MSSTTTLPTVVPAVAAVIPAVASAVAGDGTIRVASGDLIAGPAELATVLLRFADDLATDARIGLRLETEAGPHVDAAATIVVGFADHDLDDVAPAAGLRADGADPADADERYGIETADGRVRVWARTTEGAHRALTTLRQQLVALSADGAADLPAGRVVDGPLFAWRGLSLDVGRTFHDIETIERVIDMCSLYKLNVLHLHLTEDAGWRFEVPGWPLLAEVGGAGALGGRPGGHYSPADLAALGRYAADRFVTLVPEVDLPGHTQAAFRSYPELAPASAPEAEAAASLGVAIGTLDLDRGPTRRFVQDALAAAAEQFPASAYLHIGGDEAFGMPDADHAAFVDFAVATVRELGRRAIGWQEVARADVGPDEVVQYWVEPREMAAMMESEAFSSMIPAEVLPLLTETMRKSFDDIPAATAKGARVLVSVGRHLYLDRPHPEPTGDDAQEALRSRVGLPMVPPASLRDGVEWDPLEVTPGIDSLEALAGVEAAVWGETVTGRDDLEFLLLPRLAGVGERAWSAAPTEWDEYAGRLAHGPRVWDRRGWTWYRPGSIDWAD from the coding sequence ATGAGCTCCACGACCACCCTCCCCACCGTCGTCCCGGCCGTCGCAGCTGTGATCCCGGCCGTCGCCTCGGCGGTCGCCGGCGACGGCACCATCCGCGTCGCCTCCGGCGACCTGATCGCCGGACCGGCCGAGCTCGCGACGGTGCTCCTGCGGTTCGCCGACGACCTCGCGACGGACGCGCGGATCGGGCTGCGCCTCGAGACGGAGGCCGGCCCGCATGTCGACGCCGCCGCCACGATCGTCGTCGGATTCGCCGACCACGATCTCGACGACGTCGCACCCGCCGCAGGCCTCCGCGCCGACGGCGCCGACCCCGCCGACGCGGACGAGCGCTACGGCATCGAGACCGCCGACGGCAGGGTGCGCGTCTGGGCGCGCACCACGGAGGGCGCGCACCGCGCCCTGACCACCTTGCGGCAGCAGCTCGTGGCGCTGTCAGCCGACGGAGCAGCCGACCTCCCGGCCGGTCGCGTCGTCGACGGCCCGCTGTTCGCCTGGCGCGGCCTGTCGCTCGACGTGGGGCGCACCTTCCACGACATCGAGACGATCGAGCGGGTCATCGACATGTGCTCGCTCTACAAGCTCAACGTGCTGCACCTGCACCTCACCGAGGACGCCGGCTGGCGGTTCGAGGTGCCGGGCTGGCCGCTGCTGGCGGAGGTCGGGGGCGCCGGAGCGCTCGGTGGTCGCCCCGGCGGCCACTACAGCCCCGCCGACCTCGCCGCACTCGGACGGTACGCCGCCGACCGGTTCGTGACGCTGGTGCCGGAAGTCGACCTCCCCGGTCACACCCAGGCGGCGTTCCGGTCGTACCCCGAGCTGGCGCCTGCGTCAGCACCCGAAGCGGAGGCCGCGGCTTCCCTCGGTGTCGCGATCGGCACGCTCGACCTCGACCGCGGCCCCACCCGGCGGTTCGTGCAGGATGCCCTCGCCGCCGCCGCGGAACAGTTCCCGGCCAGCGCCTACCTCCACATCGGCGGGGACGAGGCGTTCGGGATGCCGGACGCCGACCACGCGGCCTTCGTGGACTTCGCCGTCGCGACTGTGCGGGAGCTCGGCCGCCGCGCGATCGGTTGGCAGGAAGTGGCCCGGGCGGATGTCGGCCCCGACGAGGTCGTCCAGTACTGGGTCGAGCCCCGCGAGATGGCCGCGATGATGGAGTCTGAGGCGTTCTCCTCGATGATCCCCGCCGAGGTCCTCCCGCTGCTGACCGAGACGATGCGGAAGTCGTTCGACGACATCCCGGCCGCGACCGCCAAGGGCGCCCGCGTGCTCGTGTCGGTCGGGAGGCACCTCTACCTCGACCGCCCGCATCCCGAACCAACCGGCGACGATGCGCAGGAGGCCCTGCGCTCTCGCGTCGGCCTCCCGATGGTCCCGCCGGCGAGCCTCCGCGACGGCGTCGAGTGGGACCCCCTCGAGGTGACGCCCGGCATCGACTCGCTCGAGGCCCTCGCCGGAGTGGAGGCCGCCGTCTGGGGCGAGACCGTCACCGGCCGCGACGACCTCGAGTTCCTGCTCCTCCCCCGCCTCGCGGGCGTCGGAGAGCGCGCCTGGTCCGCCGCCCCGACCGAGTGGGACGAGTACGCAGGCCGTCTGGCCCACGGGCCGCGCGTCTGGGACCGCCGCGGCTGGACCTGGTACCGCCCCGGGTCCATCGACTGGGCCGACTGA
- a CDS encoding SIS domain-containing protein, which translates to MSETFSASVAVERMAIELASQPVCWARAATMTDAQRSLPARGERIAVIGCGTSWFMAQSYAWLRESRGFGETDAFAASESFVDRGYDAVVALTRSGTTTEVLELADRLRGRVRTIGVIGDPGSPLVDLVDEAITLPFADEESVVQTRFATTALALFRASLGEDLAPAIADAQRAVAEELDPELVAAEQYTFLGRGWSVGLAHEAALKMREASQSWTESYPSMEYRHGPISIAAPGRVTWQFGAAPAGLADDVAVTGARFEAGQLDPMAELVRAQRVALARARAKGLNPDQPRNLARSVILAG; encoded by the coding sequence ATGTCTGAGACCTTCAGCGCCTCCGTCGCCGTCGAGCGGATGGCCATCGAACTCGCCTCGCAGCCCGTCTGCTGGGCCCGCGCCGCCACCATGACCGATGCCCAGCGCAGTCTTCCCGCCCGCGGCGAGCGCATCGCCGTGATCGGCTGCGGCACCTCCTGGTTCATGGCCCAGTCGTACGCCTGGCTGCGCGAGTCGCGCGGCTTCGGCGAGACCGACGCGTTCGCCGCCTCGGAGTCGTTCGTCGACCGTGGCTACGACGCTGTCGTCGCCCTCACCCGCTCCGGCACGACCACCGAGGTGCTCGAGCTCGCGGACCGGCTCCGCGGGCGCGTCCGGACGATCGGCGTGATCGGCGACCCCGGCTCCCCTCTGGTCGACCTCGTCGATGAGGCGATCACGCTGCCGTTCGCAGACGAGGAGTCCGTCGTCCAGACCCGCTTCGCGACCACGGCGCTGGCGCTGTTCCGCGCCTCCCTCGGCGAAGACCTGGCGCCCGCCATCGCCGACGCCCAGCGGGCGGTCGCCGAGGAGCTCGACCCCGAACTGGTCGCCGCCGAGCAGTACACCTTCCTCGGCCGCGGCTGGAGCGTGGGCCTCGCCCACGAAGCCGCCCTGAAGATGCGGGAGGCCTCCCAGTCCTGGACCGAGTCCTACCCGTCGATGGAGTACCGGCACGGCCCGATCTCGATCGCAGCGCCCGGACGGGTGACCTGGCAGTTCGGCGCCGCCCCCGCGGGCCTGGCCGACGACGTCGCCGTCACAGGCGCGCGCTTCGAGGCGGGGCAGCTCGACCCGATGGCCGAGCTGGTCCGCGCGCAGCGCGTCGCGCTCGCCCGCGCCCGCGCGAAGGGCCTGAACCCGGACCAGCCGCGCAACCTGGCCCGCTCGGTCATCCTGGCCGGGTGA
- a CDS encoding ROK family protein, translating into MTSASTPSVPGIGGGAAVLAFDVGGTDIKAAIFDGDGVAHGLRRTATPRAGADTPMALAQRLASLSAELRAAAPAVIPVAAGVLVPGIVDADRGIAVTSANLGWRNAPIKKLMGSTLGIPVGFDHDVHAAGLAEHRLGAARGYDDVVVLVIGTGISGSLVLGGRVHRAGGFAGEIGHSPVADGPACSCGASGCLEAVASAGAIVRSYAQLSGDAGVLGASDVLDRVRLGDPHAVQVWETALDALALSLTQLTAFLAPRAIVIGGGLSRAGADLFGPLRSRVDARLSFHHRPAIVPAQLQGNAGLLGAGLIARDSLPAHARAHAAPPWSHG; encoded by the coding sequence GTGACCTCCGCGAGCACGCCCTCCGTGCCCGGCATCGGCGGCGGCGCGGCCGTCCTGGCGTTCGATGTCGGTGGGACGGACATCAAGGCCGCGATCTTCGACGGTGACGGCGTCGCGCACGGCCTGCGACGCACCGCGACTCCGAGAGCGGGCGCCGACACCCCGATGGCGCTGGCCCAGCGCCTCGCGAGCCTGAGCGCCGAACTGCGCGCGGCAGCGCCCGCGGTCATCCCTGTCGCCGCCGGCGTGCTGGTCCCCGGCATCGTCGACGCCGACCGCGGGATCGCCGTCACCTCGGCCAACCTCGGCTGGCGCAACGCACCCATCAAGAAACTGATGGGCTCGACGCTCGGCATCCCCGTCGGCTTCGACCACGATGTCCATGCAGCGGGCCTGGCCGAGCACCGCCTGGGCGCCGCGCGGGGTTACGACGATGTCGTCGTGCTCGTGATCGGCACCGGCATCTCCGGCTCTCTCGTCCTCGGCGGCCGCGTGCACCGCGCAGGCGGCTTCGCCGGGGAGATCGGCCACTCGCCGGTCGCGGACGGACCGGCCTGCTCCTGCGGAGCATCGGGTTGCCTGGAGGCCGTCGCCTCCGCCGGCGCGATCGTGCGCAGCTACGCCCAGCTCAGCGGCGACGCCGGGGTCCTCGGCGCGAGCGACGTGCTGGACCGGGTGCGGCTCGGCGACCCGCACGCGGTGCAGGTCTGGGAGACCGCGCTGGACGCTCTCGCGCTCTCGCTGACCCAGCTCACAGCGTTCCTCGCGCCGCGGGCGATCGTGATCGGCGGTGGGCTCTCGCGCGCGGGAGCCGATCTGTTCGGCCCGCTGCGCAGCCGCGTGGACGCCCGGCTGAGCTTCCACCACCGGCCCGCGATCGTGCCCGCCCAGCTGCAGGGCAACGCCGGGCTGCTCGGCGCCGGGCTCATCGCCCGCGACAGCCTCCCGGCTCACGCGCGTGCCCACGCCGCACCGCCCTGGAGCCACGGATGA
- a CDS encoding 1-phosphofructokinase family hexose kinase: protein MILTVTPNPALDLTWHIDRLRPHTTHRADAALARAGGKGLNVARVAAQQGLDVVAVTTAGGPVGAEFAAELVASGLPHLLVPVAGATRRTAAFVDAATGDATIVNERGVNPTAAEWDALLRTVRDELHRVTVLVVSGSIPAGAPSTFVSALVCLAREYGIPSVVDVSGPGLLRAADAGADVLKPNRQELAEATGIEDPIAASRSLLRRGARLVLASLGSEGMLAVTPDAAWHARLPERLAGNPTGAGDAAVAAVAAHLHRANRDPQSILRTAVAWSAAAVLMPAAGEISPLHPDLRRRVVVEAADRQDSA, encoded by the coding sequence ATGATCCTCACCGTCACACCGAACCCCGCCCTCGACCTGACCTGGCACATCGACCGGCTCCGACCGCACACCACGCACCGCGCGGATGCCGCCCTCGCCCGCGCGGGCGGCAAAGGCCTCAACGTCGCGCGGGTCGCCGCCCAGCAGGGCCTAGACGTCGTCGCGGTCACGACCGCGGGCGGCCCGGTCGGCGCGGAGTTCGCCGCCGAACTGGTCGCGAGCGGACTCCCGCACCTCCTCGTCCCGGTGGCGGGCGCCACGCGCCGGACCGCGGCGTTCGTCGACGCGGCCACCGGCGACGCCACGATCGTCAACGAGCGCGGCGTCAACCCGACAGCTGCCGAGTGGGACGCTCTGCTCCGGACGGTCCGCGATGAGCTGCACCGCGTCACCGTGCTCGTCGTCTCCGGCAGCATTCCCGCGGGAGCGCCCTCCACCTTCGTCTCCGCGCTCGTGTGTTTGGCGCGCGAGTACGGCATCCCGAGTGTGGTCGACGTCTCCGGCCCGGGGCTGCTGCGAGCAGCCGACGCCGGCGCCGACGTTCTCAAGCCCAACCGGCAGGAGCTGGCCGAGGCCACCGGGATCGAGGACCCGATCGCCGCATCCCGGTCGTTGCTGCGGCGCGGTGCACGGCTGGTCCTGGCATCTCTCGGCTCCGAGGGGATGCTCGCGGTCACCCCGGACGCCGCCTGGCACGCACGGCTGCCGGAGCGTCTCGCCGGCAACCCTACCGGTGCCGGCGACGCCGCCGTGGCCGCGGTCGCAGCGCACCTGCACCGCGCCAACCGCGACCCGCAGAGCATCCTCCGCACCGCCGTCGCGTGGTCTGCTGCCGCCGTGCTCATGCCGGCCGCGGGCGAGATCTCCCCCCTTCACCCCGACCTCCGGCGACGCGTCGTCGTGGAGGCCGCCGACCGTCAGGATTCCGCATGA
- a CDS encoding class II fructose-bisphosphate aldolase — MTLASTADLVHNAARIGTGIAAFNVVHLETAEALVAASESSGRPIILQISQNCADYHGGLEPIGLAALALARSAGTPVAVHLDHAEREDIVAEAIDLGFGSVMFDGGALPYDENVELTARVAAQAHAAGVFVEGELGRVGGKDGAHAPGVRTDPEEAIEFVRATGVDALAVAVGSSHAMTDRTARLDLDLITLLRDALDVPLVLHGSSGVPDTELRAGIRAGMTKINISTHLNGVFTRAVHSWMGAHPEVVDSRRYVGEGRDALVPEAARLLDLIGAAQTQTSPMLMR; from the coding sequence ATGACCCTCGCCAGCACCGCCGACCTCGTCCACAACGCCGCCCGGATCGGAACGGGCATCGCCGCGTTCAACGTCGTCCACCTGGAGACCGCCGAAGCGCTGGTCGCCGCCTCCGAGTCCTCCGGCCGGCCGATCATCCTCCAGATCTCGCAGAACTGCGCCGACTACCACGGCGGGTTGGAGCCGATCGGGCTCGCCGCCCTCGCCCTCGCGCGGTCGGCCGGCACACCCGTCGCCGTGCACCTCGACCACGCCGAGCGCGAGGACATCGTCGCGGAGGCGATCGACCTCGGCTTCGGCTCGGTCATGTTCGACGGCGGGGCGCTGCCGTACGACGAGAACGTTGAGCTGACCGCTCGGGTGGCCGCACAGGCTCACGCGGCGGGAGTCTTCGTCGAAGGCGAGCTCGGAAGGGTCGGCGGAAAGGACGGCGCTCACGCCCCCGGCGTGCGCACGGACCCGGAAGAGGCCATCGAGTTCGTACGCGCGACCGGTGTGGACGCGCTCGCGGTCGCCGTCGGCTCATCGCACGCGATGACCGACCGCACCGCACGCCTCGACCTCGACCTGATCACCCTGTTGCGCGACGCACTCGACGTGCCCCTCGTCCTCCACGGCTCGTCCGGAGTCCCCGACACCGAACTCCGCGCCGGCATCCGCGCGGGCATGACGAAGATCAACATCTCCACCCACCTCAACGGCGTCTTCACCCGCGCCGTGCACAGCTGGATGGGCGCCCACCCCGAGGTCGTCGACTCGCGACGCTACGTCGGAGAAGGCCGCGACGCGCTCGTCCCGGAGGCCGCGCGCCTGCTCGACCTGATCGGCGCGGCGCAGACGCAAACGTCGCCGATGCTGATGCGCTGA
- a CDS encoding FadR/GntR family transcriptional regulator, with product MTTELTATRLARFGAQERMRTLQNDIMDLILSRNLDVGDPMPTENELCSALGVGRNTVREALKVLQALGVVEIRHGFGTFVAATSFESLGASLAFRGRLSLRHGGAEALELVDVRQALESGLIGLAIDAMTEHDLLALESRVEAMEALAAQGKHFIDEDQDFHRLLYVPLHNELLSNLLEVFWNVYRQIHEEAGVEQHGLIENAHAHRLILDAVRSGDKVLTAERLNAHFRGIREHLAALGRQS from the coding sequence GTGACCACCGAACTGACTGCGACGAGACTGGCCCGATTCGGGGCACAGGAGCGGATGCGCACCCTCCAGAACGACATCATGGACCTGATCCTCAGCCGGAATCTCGACGTCGGGGACCCCATGCCGACCGAGAACGAGCTGTGCTCCGCGCTGGGCGTCGGCCGGAACACCGTGCGCGAGGCGCTCAAGGTCCTGCAGGCGCTCGGCGTCGTGGAGATCCGCCACGGCTTCGGCACGTTCGTCGCGGCGACCAGCTTCGAGTCGCTCGGCGCCAGCCTCGCGTTCCGCGGACGGCTTTCCCTGCGCCACGGTGGCGCCGAAGCGCTGGAGCTGGTGGACGTGCGGCAGGCTCTGGAGTCCGGTCTCATCGGCCTGGCGATCGACGCCATGACGGAGCACGACCTCCTCGCCCTGGAGAGCAGGGTCGAGGCGATGGAGGCGCTCGCCGCGCAGGGGAAGCACTTCATCGACGAGGATCAGGACTTCCACCGCCTGCTCTATGTCCCGCTGCACAACGAACTGCTGTCGAACCTGCTCGAGGTCTTCTGGAACGTCTACCGCCAGATCCACGAGGAGGCCGGCGTCGAACAGCACGGCCTCATCGAGAACGCGCACGCGCACCGCCTCATCCTCGACGCGGTCCGCAGCGGCGACAAAGTGCTGACGGCCGAGCGGTTGAACGCGCACTTCCGGGGCATCCGCGAGCACCTCGCGGCGCTGGGCCGGCAGAGCTGA
- a CDS encoding Gfo/Idh/MocA family protein, with the protein MIRVGFLSAVRHAESYLPTFLSDPRTTVVGVAEDESASDWMLADSREAAHRNGLPFLSAAELLAPGTCDLVVVCGEPTRHAELAIAALEAGADVLVDKPVAVTVAETDRILAAQKRSGRTVSVVNRLRSPAVERLRSWVDAGHLGLPLHVDVEWFASGAHFSTSVERPELVTDPALSGGGELLNFLLYPVDYIRYLTGLEVVEAYAETATLFQEAHRRTGVEDSAVVSLLLENGVTATVTVGRVAAAPGHGPVSSSIRLLGSHGHAIADDDKPAISVFGTDGKQTARPVGGPSSVIAVERFLDELIGALAAGTKPRYSLSDARASLAVTEACYAAARGGRPITLNNDTNLEGER; encoded by the coding sequence ATGATCCGCGTCGGGTTCCTCTCCGCCGTCCGGCATGCCGAGTCCTACCTGCCGACGTTCCTCTCCGATCCGCGGACCACGGTCGTGGGTGTCGCCGAAGACGAGTCGGCGTCGGATTGGATGCTCGCCGACTCGAGGGAGGCCGCGCACCGCAACGGGCTCCCGTTCCTCAGTGCTGCCGAGTTGCTCGCGCCCGGTACATGCGACCTCGTCGTGGTGTGCGGCGAGCCCACGCGTCACGCTGAACTGGCGATCGCGGCACTCGAGGCCGGAGCCGACGTCCTCGTGGACAAGCCGGTCGCCGTGACCGTCGCGGAGACCGACCGCATCCTCGCCGCGCAGAAGCGCTCGGGCCGTACGGTCTCCGTGGTCAACCGACTCCGCTCGCCCGCAGTCGAACGGCTGCGCAGCTGGGTCGATGCGGGCCACCTGGGCCTGCCGCTCCACGTCGACGTCGAGTGGTTCGCTTCGGGTGCCCACTTCTCGACATCCGTGGAGCGGCCGGAGCTCGTCACGGACCCGGCGCTTTCCGGCGGCGGCGAGCTGCTGAACTTCCTCCTCTACCCGGTCGACTACATCCGGTACCTGACCGGCCTGGAGGTGGTCGAAGCGTACGCCGAGACGGCGACGCTGTTCCAGGAGGCGCACCGCCGAACGGGCGTCGAGGACTCCGCGGTCGTCTCCCTGCTGCTCGAGAACGGCGTCACCGCGACGGTGACCGTGGGCCGTGTCGCGGCCGCTCCCGGGCACGGGCCGGTGTCCTCCTCCATCAGACTGCTCGGGTCGCACGGGCACGCGATCGCCGACGACGACAAGCCGGCGATCTCCGTGTTCGGAACAGACGGCAAACAGACGGCGCGACCCGTCGGCGGCCCGAGCTCGGTCATCGCCGTCGAACGATTCCTCGACGAGCTGATCGGCGCGCTCGCCGCCGGGACCAAGCCGCGCTACAGCCTGAGCGACGCGCGCGCGAGCCTCGCGGTGACCGAGGCGTGCTATGCCGCGGCCCGCGGCGGCAGACCCATTACATTGAACAACGACACGAACCTGGAGGGGGAACGGTGA
- a CDS encoding Gfo/Idh/MocA family protein: MTRVAVAGTGVIAGDHVRALAALPGVEVAYVHGSDLDRARRIAALAPGAVATDDYPRILADPTVVAVDVCNATPAHAPFTIAAGKAGKHVHVEKPAALSLADFDAMVRATERAGTTLMVGQTVRFQPAVAALAAAIGDGAVGRPRLAHVSWYTGYVWPGGWRGWQLDRAKSGGHPVHNGTHLLDVATWLLGAAPVRVFARSFPSFASGMPVHDSFQLIVRFEDDALATLEISYALAQPRDMFRRIVVAGTDGTVAHSTDDDPVLHSAGAAVPLPSVEGAMAAQLGHWVDVVGGAEPIVRNGQVRAALAAAIAAQRSLDTGLPVDIPDEVAA, translated from the coding sequence ATGACGCGCGTGGCGGTCGCGGGCACCGGAGTGATCGCCGGGGACCACGTGCGCGCGCTGGCCGCCCTCCCCGGCGTGGAGGTGGCGTACGTGCACGGGTCCGACCTCGATCGCGCACGCCGCATCGCCGCGCTCGCGCCCGGCGCCGTAGCGACGGACGACTACCCCCGCATCCTCGCGGATCCGACCGTGGTCGCCGTCGACGTCTGCAACGCGACGCCCGCACACGCGCCATTCACCATCGCGGCGGGCAAGGCGGGGAAGCACGTCCATGTCGAGAAGCCTGCGGCCTTGAGCCTGGCCGACTTCGACGCCATGGTGCGCGCCACAGAGCGGGCAGGAACAACTCTGATGGTCGGTCAGACCGTGCGGTTCCAGCCGGCCGTCGCCGCGCTCGCCGCCGCGATCGGCGACGGCGCGGTGGGGCGTCCGCGCCTCGCCCACGTCAGCTGGTACACCGGCTACGTCTGGCCGGGAGGCTGGCGCGGCTGGCAGCTCGACCGCGCGAAGTCGGGAGGACATCCCGTCCACAACGGCACGCACCTGCTCGATGTCGCGACCTGGCTTCTCGGCGCCGCGCCGGTGCGCGTGTTCGCCCGGTCGTTCCCGAGCTTCGCGTCGGGGATGCCGGTCCACGACTCGTTCCAGCTGATCGTCCGCTTCGAGGACGACGCACTCGCCACCCTCGAGATCTCCTATGCGCTCGCCCAGCCGCGGGACATGTTCCGCCGCATCGTCGTCGCCGGGACGGACGGGACTGTCGCCCACTCGACCGATGACGACCCCGTCCTGCACTCCGCCGGAGCTGCCGTCCCGCTGCCCTCGGTCGAGGGCGCGATGGCAGCGCAGCTCGGCCACTGGGTCGATGTCGTCGGCGGCGCGGAGCCGATCGTGCGGAACGGTCAGGTGCGGGCTGCGCTCGCCGCGGCCATCGCGGCCCAGCGCTCGCTCGACACCGGCCTGCCCGTCGATATCCCCGACGAGGTGGCCGCATGA
- a CDS encoding Gfo/Idh/MocA family protein has translation MSSPIRVGVVGAGFFGTMIASACAGHDSFDVVAVADPVADASQRLAEAHSARAYVSFTELVDDDTVDLVVVATPNHLHAEPAVAALLAGKHVFVEKPLGIDEDSVGSILAAARGARGRLIVGHVMRSFPGVRRMVAQARRGDLGEIIEAAGARRRVVHLPDDPGDWWKLDRRRSGGELLHEIHELDLVVWALGEPSEVLSMTGAPLAHGEHMVDSDIVTELRTPSGALGRHSVSTSAHRAEWWFRISGTEASVEADFRAGTVTRYEDGLIAEVTGVFDLPASDESLRESAETAQSYNTGGPGPLWMRTAVACELDEVAAAVRGTSTTLTEHPATAALVAIRANTLAAEAAR, from the coding sequence GTGAGCAGCCCCATCCGGGTCGGGGTCGTCGGTGCCGGCTTCTTCGGAACAATGATCGCCAGCGCCTGCGCCGGCCACGACTCCTTCGACGTCGTCGCGGTGGCCGACCCCGTAGCGGACGCCTCCCAGCGCCTCGCCGAGGCCCACAGTGCGCGGGCGTACGTGAGCTTCACCGAGCTCGTCGACGACGACACCGTCGACCTGGTCGTCGTCGCCACCCCCAACCACTTGCACGCCGAGCCGGCGGTCGCCGCACTGCTCGCCGGCAAGCACGTCTTCGTCGAGAAGCCGCTCGGCATCGACGAGGACTCGGTCGGCTCCATCCTCGCCGCCGCGCGCGGAGCCCGCGGCCGGCTGATCGTCGGCCACGTCATGCGGTCCTTCCCCGGTGTGCGGCGGATGGTCGCCCAGGCGCGCCGCGGTGACCTCGGCGAGATCATCGAGGCCGCCGGCGCCCGCAGACGCGTCGTGCACCTGCCTGACGATCCGGGGGACTGGTGGAAGCTCGACCGGCGCCGCAGCGGCGGGGAGCTGCTGCACGAGATCCACGAGCTCGACCTGGTCGTCTGGGCGCTCGGCGAGCCGAGCGAAGTCCTCAGCATGACCGGCGCGCCCCTTGCGCATGGTGAGCACATGGTGGACAGCGACATCGTGACCGAGCTGAGGACACCCTCGGGAGCACTCGGACGGCACAGCGTGTCCACCTCCGCCCACCGGGCCGAGTGGTGGTTCCGCATCTCCGGCACCGAGGCGAGCGTCGAGGCCGACTTCCGGGCAGGAACCGTTACGCGCTACGAGGACGGTCTGATCGCCGAGGTGACAGGTGTGTTCGACCTCCCGGCCTCTGACGAGTCGCTGCGAGAGTCCGCCGAGACCGCGCAGTCCTACAACACCGGCGGACCCGGACCGCTCTGGATGCGGACGGCAGTCGCGTGCGAGCTGGACGAGGTCGCAGCCGCCGTACGCGGCACCTCCACGACCCTGACCGAGCATCCGGCGACTGCGGCACTGGTGGCCATCCGTGCGAACACGCTCGCCGCGGAGGCTGCGCGATGA